In Gossypium hirsutum isolate 1008001.06 chromosome D01, Gossypium_hirsutum_v2.1, whole genome shotgun sequence, the genomic window attattcagtGTTAGAGGCGCAAGGAGCACTCTAGGTGCTAGAATCCTTTTATTGTATAAGGCACATGGcgcacaaaaaaaaaacacttgctTATGTTAAGGCACATGTATGCGTGTTTTGGTATGTCCATGTCTGTATATAAATAAGCCAaagatatataattataataataaactatAAAAAGTGCTCCAGTTTGAACTACAAAACAtgccaaattttctttcttttgtcaaCCATATGGATATTTCCATATGATCCCATGCCTGGTGTTGAATACTCAAATATTGAGAAGTAGAGAGTTCGATATTATCCCTTTGTTACAATTAAGAAACAATTAAAGAGATATTAAAAAGAACTTCAATTAGAAGGCCTTTTCCCCCTATATGCACCAGGCAGGCGCTTAGCCTGAAAAGGTCAAAGGCCCTTTTACTGTCTGGTGATAAGGCAAAAAACATTGGACAAAGTTGGTGGGAGGATAGAATACTAAAAGAGCCCAATGTTGTCACTTTTCTACAGTAAGCTCATATGCTTTTTTTGTACCCAAACAATATCTTACCCTTTAATTTGTACCTAAAGAAATTATTTCTAATAGAAAGTTTACTTTTGTTATGATCAATGCTGGAGGCCAAAACTGATTTGGCCTAAGGAATTGGTAGTGAGAATTGGGAGGCAAGAAGAAAGAAAGTTCTTAAgtgttatatttttcaaaaaatacaaattGTTCATTTTTTTACCACATCATCAAGCCAGGTCAGCTTCCATGTGGATAAAGAAAATTTTGGCGGCATTGACCATAACAGAAGTCAATCTTTTGTTTGAAAATAAAAGGTTATTTGGATACAATAAAAACAGAGGCTCACTTAAGAAAAAGAAGGATACTTCATGGGCTTTTAATAATTTAGCCCTTGGTAGGAATATGACCATCCAAAAAAAGGCAGTTGATACTTTAAGGTCAATTAGccaaaacaataacaacaatTCTTAGGcttcaataaaataatttagacAACAAATAAAGCTTTAAGGTTGAATTTTGCACTGCAGCAGCATTGGGTTTtacaaggtgaaaacccacattGCATAAAAATATCAAAGCTTCAGATCTATCACAATTTAAAATTCTAACCAAAATAAACGCCAAGAATGCTGAATGCATAAACAAAAAACATAAGATTAACCCAAGGACCTAAACTTCAAATAGCATGCAAACATTTTTAGAGAAACGCTTCCATAAATACTTTGGAGGTTGAAAGAGTAAATATATATCTCTTAACAgtatgaatttaattaatatttctaTCTGGGACATGCTAAAATGGAGGATGCACAAGTAATGATTAAAGCAGAGCATTATGACTTTATTCTACCTGATATTTGCTTGTTTCAAGATCTGATAGCACTTGCTTTGTAACTTCTGCCAGAAAACGTCCTGTACAAGCACCACTTAATTTGTCAATGCTTTCCCAAATTTATATTAAGAGTGATGGCAAcatccaaaaaaagaaaaaagtctcAACCTAGAATGTGAGAACTAAAACAGTCAACACCACTAAATCTGTTAATTTTGCCAAACATATGTTACCAATAACATAGAGCTGTGACCCCGATACCAATGTGAATTTGAGATACAAAGCGAGAACTATTGgagaaaacttataaaaaatgaGTGACTGTATCAGTTaccaataaaaggaaaaaaaaagggttatCTGACCAAACATAGTAAATAAAACTTAAGCTTGCTTCGTGATGACGTAGTTGTCAGACCTTGGATAAGATTGTCCTGCTTTAAAAAGATCTCTCTAAGTCTGCTTTGCCCACAAGGATTATATTTAAGATTGAATTTGTCAAATCGATGAAAGGTGCTCTTATCAGCATGAACATCCAACAAATCAACATTGAGATCATATCTGAAATAAAGGGCAGGTGAAACATTAGTTGAAATAAATCAAAGCACTTTCTGAAACATAGAAGCGAATGGAACCAAGGTTTTGCCTACCCAGTCAAGTCCAAACTCTCAAAAACTTCTTTCAATGTCATATACTTTCCATCCCTAAATATAACAACCTGCACAATTTCATGTAGGATTGTGTTGATTATGATCCATTTCAAATGCTTACAAACACAACACAGGATGCTAAATTAGCAAATAAAAGTAATTCAAAACCACCTCATCAGGTTCTTTTCGTAGTTTTGATTTGATGAAACTAAGCAGATGTTTCTGGTTCATGCAAGCAGAATGATGCAAATGTGTATCAACCTTCCGGATATTGTAGAAATCCCGGTGTGGTGCACTCTTCTGAGCCAAAAACTCCCTATCTGCATTTACTAACAGATGAAGGCGGAACTTCTGTGCAGCATCCAGTTGTAAGTTACATAAACAAGCCAAAGTGGATAAAATACACAATTTAGAGTTCAAAACCTACCTCTTCTAGAAACCTTAGTCGGTGATGACAAGCAGATCGAACATTTCCAGCTGACATGACTTTTAGGAGGTGATGCATATCAGTGAAAAATGTTGTTGAACTTGCAACAGGAAAAAGCTCAACAGTGCCTGAAAATTCATAGACAGATCATTTCCTGTTTTAGGGTTCATCAAAGGAAATAACCTTAAGCAATGGAAACACGCAGATCAAGCATACAACTatagtttaaataatttttgcaTCATTTCCAATAGATTATGTATTAGAGACCAGTCATGTTAAACAGTGTTACACTAAAAGAACTCCTATCCCCATACTCACACACTAGAAACTCTATTCCTGGGGCATCAAATTTTCCAAATAGATATTAAGATTTCGGCCCAAAACCGACAATATAACCTTGTCATGTTCAAGAAAAACACTTAATTGACAAATCTGATTCATTTTTGACAATATAATATGGTATACACTAATGGTACATACCACTTTCACTTGCATAAACATGTATGACTCCATCTTCCATCCTAAAGTGATGCtgcatgaaaaggaaaaaaacagaGTAAAATACAGAAAATACTTTTATCACTGTTGCTTCAATGAGTTTAGCAGAAATGTTGTAACCTTTTTTTtctaaacaatatttaaaaagaaaaaagaatagaaaaatgaAACACACCGCTGTTTTTTCCACAGGTTCAAAGTGAAATGGATCACAGCTCGCCTTTGGAGTGCTAGGTTCCATCACAGGTTCCTTGGTCCATGGAGCAATCTCCTCCCTGTAAACATAATTGTCTCGCAATTCCAAGCACTCCCGTACCATCTTTCTTACTTCCTCCTCTTCAACATTTGTTGAGTCTGTATAGAGATTGTTAAAAGCAGAACAACAATCAACTTAGAAGTGTTCTTAGTCAAGCACTTCTAGTAAGAAATAAAGACTAATTCTGACTTGGCCTGTCAGTCTTGCTTAATAAATATCTATATAGAGGAAAAAATGTGTTAACACACCCAAGACACCAATTAACAAATTAAAGTAATAGAAAATtccaatttattaaatataaaactaaGTTTACAACAGAGATAGATAGTAAAAGCATTCAGATTTAGAGAAGCTATGATACCATGCAATGTGCTTCTGAGAGGCAAACTAGTCTTGGTAAAAACAGGATCATTCTCAAATATGCCAACTGAAGCTGAATCAACGTTTCCCTTGCCAACTAGATTCACACAAGATTTTTCCTCATTCCCAGAAGCTTGATAGGTCTTGTCACGAGCATGGTTAACACTATCGCCTCTAAATGGAAGAGGAAACGAATTTTGAACTTTTGTAGCAACATCCTATATATTTACCAATAACAGATGAACAAAAAATCAATTGCTTTTGATGCATTATTAGTAATTAAAAGATTCACCATAGTTACTCTACAAATGATAAGCCCTTAAACCTAACGGCAAAGCAAACCCTATCTGCTCGAAAACAAATTCTATTGAAACTACTTTGGCTTTGTACTATAAGCAATGATATTGGCATGAAACTAAAGGAAACACCAGAACTAGAAAACCGCTCACCTTTAACAAATCAACAGAAACATCAATATTCTTGTCAGCAAAAAGAATCTCATCCTCATCCGCAGGCTCTGTCCCTTCATCATCTGAATCCCCAGCAGCATTGCCACCAGGCGACCTTGGAGTCATTAGCCGACCATAGGTAGCCAACCTCATAGTGGAACCTCCATGACTAAAAGTCTGACTTTCTcctgcaaaagaaaagaaacaaaagaataacaTACTTCATGTAGAATACATGGCAACTGCATTTAGCAAATCGTGAATGCTTACAAGTTCAGAACCCGAACCATTTTCCTAAAACACTCGATGTGCATCAAGCCAAGAACTGATTCGTAAAGTCACATTTTACAATTACTTTACAATTTACTTTTTGCTCtcggaaaaaaaaaaggaacaaaatgACTTCTGGATACAAaaggaaatgaatttttaaagaattaaaactgaAAAAAGAAATGTATGCTTAATCTACAAAggcaacaaataataataataaatcttatTAGAACTGATACTTcattttatttgttcattcatttttaatcaatttatacGATTTTCATTATTCAACTATCAGGAACATTTTTTAGGAAAATATATTTACAACATTAACTCTAATTTCTACTTTCCCTTGTGCCCACTGTTAGCAAAACTATTCAAACTCTCTTTTAGCAATGCGGCATTTAACTGTCATGTAATCAATATCGATCCGCATTTCATCAAAATTTGATTAGAAGTCTAATTCGATCGTCATAAAACACTTTCTACAGTTATGGTAACAACgggaaaaaagaaacaaaagattagTGCAAAAGCAATTATAGGCCTAAAATAAAGAAACTACCTCTCCAAGATGTTTGAAGAGGAGGAAGACCCGAAGGAATAAAGTTAAGCTTCTCAAGCGACGAAGCAGAGCAACTTTGAACTCTTTCCCTCACCGCCTGATCAAATTTAGCATCCTCCTCGAACCACTCATTGCGCAAAGCCACGTTAGGCATCGAACTGGAAATGCGAGAACTCCTCGACACCTCCATTTTCTCATCAAAAGATTTAGACGCGCTCGATTTATGGTCGAGGCACTGATCCACTTCTTCTATTTCTAGTCGTCTATTATCTTGTTCGTAATCCACTTCTTCATCCTCTTCGTCTTCATCGGAGACAAGGCGACTTCGAGGCCGCCTTGCCTGCGGCACACATTCGCGGCGGATCTCGATAAGCCGATCGATGACGTGGTCGACACTGCGTTTGTGGATATAAAACGCGGATACGGCCATTAATGAAGCTCCGAGTAACGCCGCCATGGCCAAGTGCAACGAAGGGATAGGCGTAGACGAGTCCATGAATATCTTTCCCTGCAAAACAAAGGAACcctaatttttctattttgacAACGCGTGTGAGTTGCGAGAGGAGAAGCGCAACATTTCTTCTTTACTTTTATAGCTTTTGTGGAGTGCTGGGCAGCAGATGGCGAGACTGTGTGAGAGAAAAAGAGCGAGAACCAAAAGCCTAAAAGTGCAAGCCAATGGTAGGACCTGTTAGAATATACGTGGACCTACCAGATGATGAcgtatattatattttagttttatctttttccttttcggtaatagtgttttttttttatagttaaatctTCTCTAAAGTATTGATTATCCTTCCACCAAGAAAAACTTTTTACGGACTGCTGGCGAAACAAACTTTTTACCATCAGAAACCTTCGAGTTTAAACGTGTCTAAATTCATTTTTGGACGAAAATTCTTGAACTTGTaatcttttattgtttttaaaattttctaacaaataataaaatctatAATAGATATCAAAATCTCTAAAGCaatagtaaaaattttaaaagatacgAAATTCTGTAATGAATACTGAAATATAAATGAAAAGTCACCTACTCCTCTTGATTTATGTTGCTGACTTCTCTTACAAATTATAGTTGTTCTTACTCATCTTCATTAACAAACAGTTTTCAAATTTccgttttttttaataaaaagattttaGTGTTAAAATTTTTCGAGAGTGttgattttgaataaaaaatgagagttgtattgaaattttgaaagatatcgaaatttgtaataaatactaaaatataaatgaaaagtCAACAACTCCTCTCGATTTATGTTGCTAACTTCTTTTACATATTATAGTTGTTCTTACTCATCTTCATTGCCAAATAGTTttaagaaattttcatttttttgtttttgaatagaGAGATTTtagtgttaaaaattttaaaaatgtttttaaaaaaattattttgggtgTTGATTTTAAATCTAAAAACGATCAGAGTtgtattgaatttttttagtttacgagactaaaagagaagaaaaaagaaaaaaaatcaagaaggAAAGtacttcaaaaaaatattttcttaaaaaagaatGTGATAGATTCTGATGAGAAAGGAAAAAAGTGTACACTCGAAAAGCGTaccaaatttttaaattgaacCAAAATctgtattttatattaatttttttaatttatactaatataaaaaattttgacaaaataattaaaaattttggtaaaagttaattttttttattggtatCTGTTAGAAATTTTTGTATTTGGTAAGAGATTTTGGTATCATTagaaaattgagtaaaaaaatttggtattctgttaaatattttgttatacaTTAGAGATTTGGTATCATTTAcatattttggttatttattaGAAATTTTGGTATCATTAGATATTTTGGTATTTGGTATTTGGTTAGAGGTAAGAGATAAGAgattttaattcttaaaattgTTGCACAAACGTTagtaaaataatagcaatataaagTTTTATATTAATCACAAGATCGAACAAAAACAATTGATGCGAACCTCAAGGCCCAAAATTAGGTTcatgaacgtgatgggctcaaatttccTTAAGGTTAAATAACGAGGTCGAAAGCTAAGAAATTTTGAGCAAGATTGAATGGGATCATCCAAGACTTCGTTACCAAAGCCCTAGATGCGTAAACGaccgaaaaagaaaatcaagatttactttcttgttttcaagaaaatcaaaaaatcaaatcttggtccaattttgttgttacagacaatttcaagaatcaagaaaattaaaatttcaaatcttagaaatcttggtccaagaaaccgaatcttgcagctaaagtgcattggatttcatgtacgagctttgtaacacccttaacccgtaaccgtcaccggattagggttacgaggcattatcgtaCAAAACACAAATCAACACAGTCatttatttaatcacatattcgAACCAACTAACATGCAACAAAGTCGTATTACATGTACTTTATAAATATAACATACGAACCATAAAAGGCATCGCATTCATGGTATTCGAATACCTAAATTAAATTCAAGCATATTTTATTCCAaatatcaatcacatatatcacCTCATTCTTTAGTATACATCTATTTTAATGGCTAATTATTATACAAACCATTTTATATACCCATGCACTTTCACATAACGAGTTAAAACAAATCATATTATACCATTTATTAGTTATCCAAATATGATTCATTAGCAACCATTAACAAATGGTTATATATAATTCTTATACATTACCAAAATTCATGTGCATTCCAACATAACAAAATTACCCATTTTGAGCACAAATGACAAATCAAGCATACCAATTTCGCAAACAAAATATCATGTCAAAACATCTTATAGACAACAAATCAATAGCCACATAAATCATATCAATACCGTAActaaattttatactaattatACCAAATACCAAAATCTCATGCTTATCAAAATGAaccaaataccatagccgaatataaatatgcatcatatatatatcataatttatcTCACTTAATGACCAAAGCAATTTATACATCTATACATAGGTCATTAATAAGCCACACCAAATAACCAAATTCACATGGCATAGCATAGTCATCACATAGCAAATACGAACACATACCAACATCAACATTTAACCGAATAATTAACCACATGAATATATCAAATTTGTCGAATCACAATATAGattataaacatcatttatcatttatcaatGCACAAAATAAGCTCATTTATATAGTCAAAGTAACTTCCAACAATTACACCATTTACTAACCAACTCGCATGGATAAAACCACAACTCATAAACACATCCATCAACTACATTGACATCACTCAAACCGGTTCATAAAATCATACATTGCACAAGATATACCATAtaacatacttccaaaatgagctaattaTAAAGCCGAATTCTCATCACTTTCAAGCCAATTTGCGTGGctatacatatacaaatcaaaaccaACCATaacaaaactagcctatacatgccatacatcaAACGTACAAACTCTTAAAGTACAGAAATAgcaattgatagtgtgacgatgatccttgacaatccccgagcttgaaactaactttcaaattttataaaacaatgaaaaaacacacaaagtaaactttgaaagcttaataagtcataagcaattaaattATCACGAGAACATTAATAGTTCCATTCAAAAAGGCCAAATTTaatcaatctcatacacatataAAATCATCTtacttatataattacatattaccACATTAAATATTACACTTACCTTGATCTTTCATGAATATATAAACTTCTCACATACCTGACCCATTTAGCTCAATTTTATCTTTGGCCTTGTATTATcaatgcccgatgaaccattcggaattgttaaggatacacaaaaattatataaagctcatacaatgccatatcccggatatggtctcacatgttaacacatttcgatgccactgtcctagacagggtcttatacgactcatacaatgccaatgtcccagacatggtcttacacaaaatcaaatctCGGAAGTCCTTATGTCATGACATCAATATCCTATACATTTCCTAATGTTTGTTCGGGGCTTTTGACTTCGTgtcattcgctctaatgaaattgtggACTCATttgaaataggcataaggctgagtcgaatgaaataaaaccatacattcgctaatggtgtcaaatattctctacaAGTGTGAGTTCcatgctttgacacagtccacttaaaACCCGAAACTGTAAGTTCCTTAAGAATTTTTTGCCATTTTTCAGCCTCAATATTTTATTAAGGAAGAGTATTCGTCATCTTCAAAATTAGGTaaatcaaagaattcattaatagtgcTTGAATTTATTGGTACCTAGATTCCTCGGACAGAGACTTCTGTTAATTCGCTTCAGGTCAAATcataaaattcatgaactaaCTCTTCATCTGCACTTGGTTTTTTCTCACAAAACACTTCCGAATTTAAAGCTTCAACAACTTTTCTAATGCTCATCATGAAATCagtatagttgctttctttcagtgtaaagcctttttctatgagcatttgttgatttttgaaaatgctatcgtatcttgctttggcttcttcacagtggaatttgttttgtgatttttcgacTTAGACAAAGACACGAGTTCTTTTGtaaggcatgattaacctgaacgtaagatggaaataaatattttctgaaaaattcaattagaataaaatattaataattcaataaattgaaaattaaataattaaataaaattaaaatttaagaggaAAATTTTCTTACCCACCTTTGTATAAAAATTAGAAactcaaaaatgaaattaatatgGAGCTAATAGAATTGGTTTAGAGTAGGTTGGAGGGTAATTGGTTGGTGGCTAGTTGTGATAATAGTGTAGTGTTAAGGAGACAAGGGGCGTATGGCTAGCAAGTGGAAACAACAATGTGCGATAGCTAGGGGCGTGAGTAGCAGTGACTTGCGGGATCAGCAGCAAAAGCATGCAAGCAAGGGCTAGTGCATGTCAAAAAGGGCGCGAGCAGGGGTAGGTGTGCCAGGAAACAGGTGTGTTGGCAGCAAGGCACGAGCAAAGCTGGTGCGCAAGTAGGACTAGGCGTGAGGTGCTGGTGGTCGGCTTTTTTGGGTGCGAGAAAGGATATACGTAGGTTGGCTAGCAATGTGTGCAAGAGAGCAGTTGGCAAGGTGCGCGCGATAGTGGCTGCTGGTCGTGTGCAACTACCAGTGGTGGCTTCGACAGTTGCCGATAGGAGCTGCAACACTAGATAGCTTGGAGGTTGGATGGTTTTAAGAGTGATGGAAGAAAAGGAGCATGGACATGTGGTATTTAAAGTGTAAGTATGGGGAGTTTAACTCAAATTCTtagaacaaaataataataaattattataagtcCTAATGTCATaaagttaataacaattaataaataatataaagcaATTCTAATCCTATGTAAAGTTTACTGCTTTTCCAAggcaaatccaatcctagacataaacatatctattgccacacttcttaatttgtaatttgttcaattttattgatgatttccaCCTGTTATGTTATTATGTGAgaaataaaaatcctaatagaacctaatcctaaaaactttaaatatcctaagaaagaaaataatataaagtaaagatcccctccctttttatttatttgcagatcccttAGAAtccgactcatcttttgctctatCGTCTTTATTTTTGTATGAATCGCTTCGTTCTGTCTTCGATATTGGACTcaatggttcaaatataaaatttagaaacttaggcacaaaaataaatgagtCATGAAATATTTTCCTAAAAGTGTTTCTCATTGAGTCGTCccgtatttttgaatatctccaaTAAGCTTGTTGTTGCCACTACATTTGTTGCATTaggtccatcaactttgacaacTCATCACGAAGATCTGGTTGAGGTGAATGAGTTCTAAATGTTGGGGTCGCCATGTCAGGTTCAGTCATTGGTTCAATTGGTTTTGCTTTATCAGGGACTTCAGTTGACTGTATTGGTTCTATCTTTGTGGGATTTTCTCCTTCTTCTTTAGGAACCTTGCTCAGTTCAACCCGTTGCTGCAGAATAGAATTTTCGGATACtcagtagaggtcccaatctgtgattgtgccttgACTATAGCCTATCTTCTTTACGTtttcaagaattttagctttcaagcacaaaaatgTTATCCTAAAGGGAAAGTATATTGGGACAAAATGTCTAGCGGCACATTTTTGAATTTCCCTTAGAATGATTTTTCCCGCATCAATGGTCTTTGCCATTAAAATCGAGTATAACAAGACCATTTTCTCTAAGGAAATTGTGGTCCCATGTgaactaggcataaggctgaaccgaatgaaataaaaccatacatttgctagtggtgtcaaatattctctgcgACAAGTATGAGTTCCATGCTTTaacacagtccacttagaacccggaactgtaagttcctcaagaatttttttgcaatttttcgGCCACAATATTTTCTATTAGGGAAGATTATTTGTCATCttcaaaattaggtaaattaaataATTCATTAATAGTGCTTGAATATATTGGTAACTTTATCCCTCGGACATAAACTTCTGTTAATACGCTTGAGGTCAAATTCGCATAAAAGTCATGAACTAACTCTTCATCTGCACTTGGTAAATTCTCACAAAACACTTCCCAATTAAAGCTTCAGCAACTTTTCTAATACTCGCCATGAAATTAGTATAGTCGTTTTCTTTCAGTGTAAAGCCTTTTTCTGGGAGCATTTGTTGATATTTGAAAATGCTATTGTATctcgctttggcttcttcacagtggaagTTATTTTGTGATTCTTCAACTTGGACAAAGGCACGAGTTcttttgcgaggcatgattaacctgaacaaaagatggaaacaaatattttctcaaaaattcaattagtataaaatattaataattaaataaattgaaaattaaataattaaataaaattgaaatttaggaggaaaattttcttaccaaatttgtataaaaattagaaactcaaaaatgaaattaatatgGAGCTAATAGAGTTGGTTTAGGGTAGGTTGGAAGGAAATTGGTTGGTGGCTAGTTGTGATAGCAGTGTGGTGCTAAGGAGACAGGGGGCGTGTGGCTAGCAATTGGAAACATCAATTTGCGATGGCTAAGGGAGTGAGCAGTAGCGGCTTACAGGATCAGCAGCAGTACGCGAGCAAGGGTTGCTGCGTGTCAAACAGGGCGTGAGCAGGGGCAAGTGCGCCAGGAAGCAGGTGCGTGGGTAGCAAGGCACGAGCAGAGCTTGTGCGCAAGCAGGGCCAGGCATGAGCTGGTGGTGGTCGACTTGCTTGCGCGCGGGCAAGGATGTGCACAGGTTGGCTAGCGACGTGCGTAAGGGAGTAGTTGGCAAAGTTCATGTGATGGTGGCTACTGGGCGTGTGTAGCTGCTAGTGGTGCCTTCGATAGTTACTGATGGGAGCTGCGACACTAGATAGCTTAGAGGTGGGATGGTTTTAAGAGTGATGGAGGAAAAGGTGGTATTTAAAGTGTGAGTATGGGGGAGTTCAACTCAAATT contains:
- the LOC107922389 gene encoding probable AMP deaminase, with amino-acid sequence MDSSTPIPSLHLAMAALLGASLMAVSAFYIHKRSVDHVIDRLIEIRRECVPQARRPRSRLVSDEDEEDEEVDYEQDNRRLEIEEVDQCLDHKSSASKSFDEKMEVSRSSRISSSMPNVALRNEWFEEDAKFDQAVRERVQSCSASSLEKLNFIPSGLPPLQTSWRGESQTFSHGGSTMRLATYGRLMTPRSPGGNAAGDSDDEGTEPADEDEILFADKNIDVSVDLLKDVATKVQNSFPLPFRGDSVNHARDKTYQASGNEEKSCVNLVGKGNVDSASVGIFENDPVFTKTSLPLRSTLHDSTNVEEEEVRKMVRECLELRDNYVYREEIAPWTKEPVMEPSTPKASCDPFHFEPVEKTAHHFRMEDGVIHVYASESGTVELFPVASSTTFFTDMHHLLKVMSAGNVRSACHHRLRFLEEKFRLHLLVNADREFLAQKSAPHRDFYNIRKVDTHLHHSACMNQKHLLSFIKSKLRKEPDEVVIFRDGKYMTLKEVFESLDLTGYDLNVDLLDVHADKSTFHRFDKFNLKYNPCGQSRLREIFLKQDNLIQGRFLAEVTKQVLSDLETSKYQMAEYRVSIYGRKQSEWDQLASWFINNEIYSETTVWLIQLPRLYNVYKQMGIVKSFQNILDNVFIPLFEVTVDPNSHPQLHVFLKMVVGFDLVDDESKPERRPTKHMPTPAEWTNEFNPAYSYYAYYFYANLYTLNKLRESKGLQTIKLRPHCGEAGDIDHLAAAFLLCNNISHGINLRKSPVLQYLYYLAQIGLAMSPLSNNSLFLDYHRNPFPSFFQRGLNVSLSSDDPLQIHLTKEALVEEYSVAAQVWKLSACDLCEIARNSVYQSGFLHMSKLHWLGNKYFLRGPEGNDIQKTNVPNMRIAFRHETWIDEMQYLYSGRARIPEEIDPAM